A stretch of DNA from Sebastes fasciatus isolate fSebFas1 chromosome 16, fSebFas1.pri, whole genome shotgun sequence:
CAAAAAGCCTTGAGCTAGCCCTGAAAACCTCAAATTGCACTGACATCATAGGACTTTAAAACTCTCTGATCGTACCTAAAATTAtgacactaataataatatttgtagGGATATAGTGGCAAACCCAGTTGGTCACTTGTACATAGGCCCCAACAACAGGAAGCCTTTCCCTGTTCCATTACTATGCAAGTGCTTCCCtgtacccactgagctacaaaGGGCATACAGCCAATAACTCTGGCCTTTTGAATTCAAAGCTCTCCCCACTGAGCTTGTGTCCACAGCTGCAGTACAGGGCTGAGACTCAGGCGACCTGCCACACGGACCACAGCGTGCCCAGCGTGATGCTGTAGGCCACCACGGCCACCAAGTACACCCTGAAGAGCAGCACGTCCAGCACGTAGCCCACCTGCAGCCACTCCTTGGCGACTTCCCGGCACCTGTCCCTCTTCTCCAGGAAGTGGCGTATCGCCGTCACTTCCTGCAGGATGTTGTCCATGACGGGCGGGGTGGGGTCCCTGGAGGGGGGCAGGCCCAGTCCAAGCAGTCCGCCGTCTCTGTCGTGATGGCTGAGCCTTCGGCCTATCTCACAGGTGTGGTGGAGGGTGCACTGGGCTGCAGGACGGGACAAGGATAGGCTTCATGTTACTTGGAAATTTgcgtttttttattgaattaggTGAAGGTTAAAGCAAAAAGAATGACCTAACCATCCTCGTCTCCTAAAAAAGTACATTTATATAGCCCACCATtaatttgcaacagcaaatGAAGGAAGGAAATGCAATGTTATTTACATAATGAGGAAGCATTATCAATGAATGTATCTGCGAAATCATCACTGAGAACACATTACATTTGTTTCCTCATGTATTTTCCATCAACATTAGCctctaagtttttttttattttgattaaaaaCCTATATATACCTTTGCCTTAATGGCACAAGACTGAAAACCACTACTACTGTACATGCGTTCACCTGTACCTTACCAGTCCCATAGTTGTTGTCCTTGTAGTGCTCCAGGTCGGCGCCCTGGGAGGACAGCGTGGAGCAGAGGCGGTGCTTCTTGTGGATGCAGAAGAGGACCGGAGCTCTTTCCAGCACCAGGTACTTCACCCAGTGGGGAACAGGAGGCTGCAGGTCTTGCTTGTGGACCAGACGCACGATCAGCACGGTTTCTGTCAGGCTGATCACCAGGAGGGCCATGCAAACCACGAAGTACACACCTAGAGCACAGGTAAGACGAGACAAGACGTTCTAAATGACGTGGTTTCATATAGACAGCAGGTTGCAGGTTTGAGCCCAGACTCTTTCATCTtggagtttgcatgtgtgtTGGTAGTATTGTTCTAGACCTATGATGTAGTGGTAATTTGTTGAGGATGTCTTCGTGCCTTCCACCCAAAGCATGCTGGGATAGACTCCAGTCCTCCAATATCCTGCTTGAATTTAGTGTGAGTGCACTCTCGGTACTTGTTTTGCCCTCACTAATCTGCCTCTGCATGCTTGACCTGCAGACTAACTGCTGCTCAATTTAGTTTTGTTCTCTCCTAACATCACATTTTACCAacctttttcagttttttttaatttccacaTCAATTCAGAGGTAAAATAAggcaaaaatattttaaaattataAGCTTGCAGAAATCCTGCTCTGCATGCAAACTGCTGATAAGCAGTAATAGATCCCAGTCACCTATCAGTGGGGTTCCTATGGCGGTGGCAGGCAGAGTGTCAGATACGATGATGAGGAAGACAGAGTAGCCCAACAGCAAAGTGATCTTGAAGGAAACCCTCTCTCCACTGTCTGGTGGCAGGTAGAAACCCACAATGTCCATCACCATCAGGAAGATACTGGGCAGCAGCAGGTTCACAGTGTAGAACAACGGCCGCCGCCGAATCACCACCTGGGAAATGAGTCGAGTCAGAAggtcttagcttagcataaagactggaaacggggaaacagctaaCATGGCTCCGTCCTAAGACTGTCCATAATGAACACGTTGTATCTCgttagtttaatctgtacaaacagaactgttaaaataacagttTATCCATCTGAGTTCTAGTTCTGAGCGTTTACGAGGTTGTTATCTTctcaaagaaagcaaataagcatatttccaaaaaatacacaattattAGGGTCTACAgttccttttttatttagtaGCCTATTATTTGGAGccattttatgcctttattaCAGAGTAAACAGACAGTAGCAAGATTTGAACCAGGCCGCTTGCACTTTACAGTCAGCACTTTACATCCCTCAGCCAGCAGTTGCtacacacattttaaagttttctcaaaatattcAGAATATCCCCTAAAGTGTGAAGAATACACCTTTAGTTTGGACTCTTTGTTTTGATTGGTCGATAGCAGTGGTCAGTCAGTGACACCTGTTGTGATTGGCTGAAGGTGCAGAAGTgaaacagagaggaaaacaaacGAGCTAAGGTAAAAGAGGGGAACTATAGTTTAAGTGCTAAATGGAGTAAAAATAGTAGCATTAGATTAAGACACCAACACGGCCACCCAGGACTGAAACAGAACTGTGAGTTGAACTTTATCTCTCTTGAATTGGTTTGAGTGAAGAGTCATTTAATACACAAAAGCAACATACAGGCTTGAAAGATTTAGCTGTATTTATTAGATGTGTGAGGAGGGCGTAACAGTGAAttttttgtgtttaagtgtgtaAATATTGGTTGAGAAATTAGGGAAATGCCAATGAAACTAATGCAGGGTTAAAGTGCTGTTTAATTTGGTATGTTTGTCTGTTTAGAAGCCAAATATTTTGTTCTAATTAATTTTGCTTGTGTTTACTAACAATTTGCATGTGTTACTTTGCTAGTTGTTGAAGTTTACTAacattaaaagggactgtttgtaacagTCTTGTTTGtgtggaagcaccaaaaccggaaagttctatctagtgaagcccgtcttgcaaaacagtgttgggcgcgtcggaggacgcgggggagaccgtagctttggtctccagggccggagtctctgctgtactctgctcctctacctgcctgcttgccttcactcacagctcgctccacctctacacgtgcatgcgcgcacactacacactgcagaagagttagtttagctctgagaatatctggtgaatatacagtggacgtttgtgcagaaataaatgctgcagctcctctagAACAacaggtttcccgtgtcttgtgaaatgACAGTCCCTTTTACTAATTGAGGGAAAAATATTACTTGTTATTCACATTAAATCATCAGTAAACTACAAATATTTTCCTTCTACATTGTTGTCTGGGGTCAGTTATTGGAAAAAGGATGTAGTTGTAAGTGAACAGGCCTGGATTTAAGTTGAGTTATCCTTTTTGTTAGAAGGTTGTAATAGTTTGAAATATAAAACTTTGCACAACCCCATATTTATGCTCCACACGTAACGCATACATACACATCTTTATTTCAAATACTTACATGGAACTTCATCTCAGCGTAATAGTCGTCATTGTCCACACTGAAGATCTTGTAGTTGGACAGTATGTGGAGCAGCTCCCACTCTCCTTGGTTCATGAATACACTCTTGTCCTCCCTGAGCTCCTCGGGGCTTCGCATCAGGGTGATGTTGATGTCATCAACTGCAGATCGAACACAATGTCGGCAGCAGCATGAAACGGCCATGGCAACAAGTTACCTTTCACCCTCCACTCTGCTTTTAAAGCACATGTCACAGCAGGGGAGAGTTCATGGATGCACAGAGCAGAGCGCTTCTTCCACTCAAGTCTTAATGAGAAGAGTTGAAGAGGGAGTCGGATGTTGTTTTCTGATGCTGGTGAATATTTTCTACCATTTTGCCAGAATTGCATCAAAAGTACCATAATGGCAGATTATTTTTGCATGTTGCTAATGTGAAATACTTGACATCTTAGTTATGAACTCTAGAAGTGCACTGAGAAAGTGGATTGGTCTAAACTcttgagttttattttggtaaaggGCTTTAGTACTGTATCTATATTTGTATAAGAGGCGGATACAATCCCATCATAAATGAGTGTGAAGTAAAGTGAATATTGTCTTACTGGTATGTAGCCAGCTCTGGAAGGTGAGGCTGCATTTCTGGACGTCAAAAGGGAAGTTGTAGATGTTGAGAGTGCAGGCTGTGACCACCTGGATGGGCTTGTAGTTGCGCACCAGTCCATCATGTGTCACATAGACGTAAGGGATGTCTGGAGACTTTCCCACGTCTACACTGCAGGTTAGAGACAAAACAACTTCTTCAGGAGCAAAGACGGACCCTGGTAGAACAATAGTAGTATCAGAAATAATGTTATATGTTCTTACAACTCGTTGATGAGGATGTCAGGCACCCACACGTTAGCAGTTGGTAGAGAAACCTGTTTGACTTCATCAAAATCCTCTGGGTTCCACACCAGGAATTCATCTGTCCACGACTAAAATGTTGAAGAAAGGAAGAAGCTAAATTAtagtaaatattaaatatagatCTATTTTTGTTTGCACGGAATGTGAACACACATAGCATTAGTGTCTTACTAACAGTAATATATATTGTAAAGACATAAGGCTGTAAGGTAAAACTGGTTTTGAAGAGGAATAAGATACACAAATATCaaatttaatcacaaattacacTAAGTTATAATCATAGATAATAATCAAGAATTTGATAGTGAAATAATGCAGTAAATAAAATTGTTCCAGATGTAGTATCTTTAAGGAAACTTACAGTACATGTTGTGATTTTTGGAAAttcatttgtctttgttttaccTGTCTGTACCACACATACGTCGTCAAAACCTGGTTCTTCTCATCCTGTAGTGGAATAGAATACATCCCAGTTTTTAGAGAAAgtatttttaaattcatcatatcAATTTATAACATTTATATGAAATACATCTTGTATACTTTAATTATGTTccttatatattgtatttactACGTATTTACATTTAGCCTACATATTTAATAACTTTTAAAAGTAACTATCCGATGTTTATGGGGTTAATTTAAATAAAGCTTAAAATTAGTAATTCAAAAACATGTTCCAGGATATTTTCTTACGTAATTAAACCCATCAGCTTTTGTAAGTTGTAGAAGAGGGAGATATTGGTCCACCTTGAGcacattaattgatttaattgaAAATGTGATTGGGAATAATATTGAAGCACAATATAACATGATATGGTCTTAAAGTGATTAACGTGGTTGCTTTATAACCTAATGTCCTAATAAAGAGTGTCCTAAATGAATGTGTTAAATCATATTAACACACAGCAAACCTGGGGTCAGGTAGTATTCAGCATATGAGGACAGTCTGGACAAAATTGGCAGCTAATTTTTGCTATAGGCGGTTAATCCATCCGTTCTGCTGTATTAATATAGCTAAGTGTTACAAATCAAATATAACCCTGTAAAAGCCTCAATGAGGTTTTCACATGTTTGTATGTGTAATGCAGATAATTATGCAGAGttatgtcacacacacagtagatgatataaataaaacagcatAGCAGTTCACTGTTGGCAGGTTAGTGTTTAGACATTGTGGATGTGTGTAACTCACCACATTGAGGATGGAGTAAACCATGAGGTCGATGGCCACTATAGTGGACGTCCTCCAGTCTTTCACCGGTCTCACTCCCTTCTTATAGCCCGCACTCAAAAACTCAGATAGACGCACTAATGTGGCGTTGGCAAATCTTCCTGTGCTGCTGCCCAGTTTCTTCACTGAAAGTGTATAAAATAGGAATCCTTTTATGTGTACTGATATAAAGAAGTCAAACATACAGTTTGTATCTCATATAATGTCAACAGGAGAGgtacattataaaaaaaaacagtcaatcAAAAgccattaaacacattttaatatatttatcaatAGGCCTATGTGTAAATTAATGTTTTCATAAGATCTGGATGATTAAAATACCTCTTAAATGTAAATTGTGGTTTAAgcaattgaaaataaaatgttttgcacAGTGGAAattagcagaaaaaaataacaatttctaATGAATTCATTAAAGTTAACTGAACCTTtttagagaaagagaaaagcataaaaaaatcatcttaaaatgaaataattaattttgAAATTAATTATATTTAGTAATAGTTCCTAGCAGCTTTAAGCAATGCCGCTTAAATAgtatacaaatataaaatataaatagtatGTGCCACAGTATAttgaattacattttgaaatttccatgcaatgaaatgtaataaatttCATGCCACTAACTTTAAAGCAAGATTACTCTTATCTTTATTGTATGCAGCTTTATGCTAGGGTtagttttatttaataattactaATTTGTTTTGAATCATCACTAATGTTCTTTTTGGTCTATATTACacaaatgttttatatatttataaaaagtcTGACCTAATAACAATAGTTGTcgaacttaaaaaaaacaaaaaaaacaactgagaaATACATAGAAAAACATACATAGTGTATTATTAtgcattttttgcttttttaaatctaatttattaTAATTGCTGTCAGCAgtgatgtttttatttgattattttgagGCATTTAAGCTGTTTGATGCCATtctgaattgtgttttttacaCACTGTTGCATTAATTGGATGTCACTCTGAAAAAGATAACATTCACAACAACTTAGTTTTAATATCATAATGCCATATCTAATATCTTGATAAGTTTTACTAAAATGATTCTCTCTTCTAAACTATTTTGCCAGGATATGAGTAATACTATAGCATTTATGTCTAATATTGTAGACAGTCCTTATGATATTGTGTTACACGGATCAACTTTTTTACACCTCTCCTCAGAAGTGAAATGGGCCTAAGACTTGAGTTTTGCTGGCAAATAAAAGTGAAGGGACTTTGTCATATCTTAGGTAGGTCAACAACAGTCAAGCATataatgtagtgtaaagcagaAGCTGCTGTACCTGTGCAGGCTCTTGATGCTCCTTGAATAAGCAGGAAAATGAGTGCCGTCCAGGCTGATGAGAGTCTCATGGTGCCAGTTCAcctgtgttttcttcttctcctgctgtGGAAGTCTGCCCGCCGCTCTGATGAAAGGCCTCGGGTTGCTTCACACCCATATCCTCCATATCCATCCACTATATCCATCACTTCACTCTCATCCACCATCAAAACCTTGTTAGTGTCACTCAGCTCATAAGGGTGTATCCATCTGCTGTGACGCCACTCCTCCTTGTTCAATAAAGCAGCAGCTCTCTGAGATAAATGGAGCTGAAAGAGTGCAGAAATAAAAGCTGCTGACCGGATCGTATATCATGTCTGAGTAATCATTTAATTAAGTCGTATGCCAACATCAGGCCAGTATGTTACAGTGATTTAGCACAATTAACAGACTGTTAGGCAACTCACTTACTGACAGCAAAGTTTCAACTTTCAGCATTTAATGTCCTTTATCACATACAGTGGCCTGCTTTAATGTTGAGATCCCAAATATTGATGGCTTTCAAGGCTGCCAGTTTTAAATGGAAATCATTTAATCAAATACAATTTTATTTGGCAATTGTGTGTGCAGTATGCATGATAAAAGTTGAATAAAAACTTCACTGACAAATACATAAAAGTATGTAGACACCTAAACATTGCACccgtcacaatatcagattttcaataggagtggccaaaagaattcacaataacAACATTATCGCAATATCTAtagatttgaaaaataaataaataataatgctaacagtcaaattgtttttttctttgtttattgtgcgttttgcaCTGTTTTTCCTGGCTCAGCATGGGGATGACTGGGGATGACTATGCACGACCGTAAGCACGATCAGTCCGCTTACAGTAAAGGCAATAAGTGTTTGTTATAGAGCCTGGCTGATACTGGATTTTTGGGGCTGATACCGATATTGGGGAGTTGAAAATATTCCAATATTTCcttcacaatatttttttgcaaTGATCCCTCAAATGTTGTTATCAAACCCTTGACAAATATATGTAATTGAAGCAGGATATTTTACAGTTTCAcaataaactttattgtccaaAATGGCATCAGTGCACCAGGAATTGAATAATTATAAGTCAAGGTGCTCAGAAAAGAAGAGAGTAAcgaaaaacagataaatgagcGACCCTGACCTGTCATGTCACTGGGGGCATGCGTCGTTGTCTGTTTACATACTTTGACCTCAGCAACTTCGCTCTGacagcctaaactgtacacacattgCACTGATACGCTCACAGCTATACTGTTATTTTTATACTCGCCATCAGTCCGTCAGACACACGGTAGCGAGTGTCGCTGTACGTTAAGCAGTTAAAAGTTAAGAGCTACTCCTTAAAGGAGTTCGCTAcgtgtataacacattttagtttaaaaaacatcttaaaaatacataattccccGATGCTTAGTCCTGGTGAGAACTCAGTTTAGGCCTGGCGGGCCAGCAGTCTTGCAATACACTGGCAGAAACCCTGGATGTTTCATGACTTGGTATGATTCAGATATAAGAATAGGCAGGTTCTTGGTTGGTTTGACTCTGTAATGCTTTTATTTTCACTTCTGTCATATATTATCTTCACAAAACATCAGCTTAAAggcatttcttttatttcagaAGAACAGATCTTGAAATGACATTCATATTAACAACAGAGTGAAAACACAAAGCCTTGAACTTAACATACAGCCATTAAATGTTATCTTCAGCTTGGTTGCATAACATCATGTAACCAGATCCACTGGAGGAAGAGGTTTGCAGATACTGTGAAAATTGCATTAATATGGATCTTTCCACCGGCAAGTTTGCCATGACGCACTTTTGATATTCTAGTCATGACTATTAGGAAACCAACGGAACAGAGACACAGCAGCTGAGCTCTGAATGGGTTTTATTGATCTATTTTGTGGCAGAGGGATGGAGATTAAAGTATGAA
This window harbors:
- the htr3a gene encoding 5-hydroxytryptamine receptor 3A gives rise to the protein MGVKQPEAFHQSGGQTSTAGEEENTVKKLGSSTGRFANATLVRLSEFLSAGYKKGVRPVKDWRTSTIVAIDLMVYSILNVDEKNQVLTTYVWYRQSWTDEFLVWNPEDFDEVKQVSLPTANVWVPDILINEFVDVGKSPDIPYVYVTHDGLVRNYKPIQVVTACTLNIYNFPFDVQKCSLTFQSWLHTIDDINITLMRSPEELREDKSVFMNQGEWELLHILSNYKIFSVDNDDYYAEMKFHVVIRRRPLFYTVNLLLPSIFLMVMDIVGFYLPPDSGERVSFKITLLLGYSVFLIIVSDTLPATAIGTPLIGVYFVVCMALLVISLTETVLIVRLVHKQDLQPPVPHWVKYLVLERAPVLFCIHKKHRLCSTLSSQGADLEHYKDNNYGTAQCTLHHTCEIGRRLSHHDRDGGLLGLGLPPSRDPTPPVMDNILQEVTAIRHFLEKRDRCREVAKEWLQVGYVLDVLLFRVYLVAVVAYSITLGTLWSVWQVA